One window from the genome of Ictidomys tridecemlineatus isolate mIctTri1 chromosome 12, mIctTri1.hap1, whole genome shotgun sequence encodes:
- the Sowahc gene encoding ankyrin repeat domain-containing protein SOWAHC: MEGPAELGPEAVLSFLSAHGGRAPQAQLVDHFRGALGGEPEQRARARAHFKELVNAVATVRTDPADGAKYVYLKKRFCSGATPPEAAPPRGPPHIEVTAETEAPDHPPGSAESGPRPEAADPAAAHPEAPPEPGREPGDAERPTAARGQPLSSGARRKGSRRGVPALPQTPVPGPGEDLDPPAHGGEEADPSGCLGAPATPRSARQNFRDLVLGSSPQLKRSVGPGGSSPGSSSGGGRGRGGGDSDSASVASSSAEEESSGGGSVTLDPLEHAWMLSASDGKWDSLEGLLTCEPGLLTKRDFITGFTCLHWAAKHGRQELLALLVNFASKHQLPVNINARTSAGYTALHLAAMHGHVEVVKLLVGAYDADVDIRDYSGKKASQYLSQSIAEEIKNLVGALDEEDGESAAGSGGGRWRLSKVLPSHLITYKLSQVLEDAGDHHHHHHHLHLAEGWAGGKAKDPGRKASSSSSGRIKPRLNKIRFRTQIIHTTPTFRDPEQPLEEGEEEEERSLKGHSSSFKLRPKSNVFG; the protein is encoded by the coding sequence ATGGAGGGGCCGGCAGAGCTGGGCCCCGAGGCCGTGTTGTCCTTCCTCTCGGCACACGGGGGACGAGCCCCGCAGGCCCAACTGGTGGACCACTTCAGGGGCGCCCTGGGCGGCGAGCCCGAGCAGCGCGCCCGCGCCCGCGCCCATTTTAAGGAGCTGGTCAACGCCGTGGCCACAGTGCGCACCGACCCCGCCGATGGCGCCAAGTACGTGTACCTCAAGAAGAGGTTCTGCTCGGGGGCCACGCCACCAGAGGCCGCGCCTCCCAGGGGCCCGCCTCACATCGAGGTGACGGCGGAGACGGAGGCCCCAGACCACCCGCCTGGGTCCGCGGAGAGCGGCCCGCGCCCCGAGGCGGCGGACCCCGCGGCGGCGCACCCGGAGGCGCCCCCCGAGCCGGGCCGGGAGCCGGGCGACGCCGAGCGCCCGACCGCCGCTCGAGGGCAGCCGCTGAGCAGCGGGGCGCGGAGGAAGGGCTCCCGGCGCGGCGTCCCTGCCCTCCCCCAGACGCCGGTCCCCGGCCCCGGCGAGGACCTGGACCCCCCGGCGCACGGCGGCGAGGAGGCGGACCCCAGCGGCTGCCTGGGAGCGCCCGCCACCCCGAGGTCTGCCCGCCAGAACTTCCGGGACCTGGTGCTGGGCAGCTCCCCGCAACTGAAGAGGAGCGTGGGTCCGGGGGGCAGCAGCCCGGGGAGCTCCTCCGGGGGAGGTCGCGGCCGCGGCGGGGGCGACTCGGACAGCGCGTCGGTGGCGTCGTCGTCGGCCGAGGAGGAGAGCAGCGGCGGCGGCTCGGTGACCCTGGACCCTCTGGAGCACGCCTGGATGCTTTCGGCCTCGGACGGCAAGTGGGACAGCCTGGAAGGTCTGCTGACCTGCGAGCCCGGCCTGCTGACCAAGCGGGACTTCATCACCGGCTTCACCTGCCTGCACTGGGCCGCCAAGCACGGCCGGCAGGAGCTCCTGGCCCTGCTGGTCAACTTCGCCAGCAAACACCAGCTGCCGGTGAACATCAACGCCAGGACGAGCGCCGGCTACACGGCCCTGCACCTGGCAGCGATGCACGGGCACGTGGAGGTGGTCAAGTTACTGGTGGGGGCCTACGACGCAGACGTGGACATCAGGGACTACAGCGGGAAAAAGGCCTCTCAGTACCTGAGTCAGAGTATCGCGGAGGAGATTAAGAACCTGGTGGGAGCCCTGGATGAGGAGGACGGGGAGAGCGCTGCCGGGAGCGGGGGTGGACGTTGGAGACTTTCAAAGGTGCTCCCGTCGCACCTGATCACCTATAAACTCTCTCAAGTCTTGGAGGATGCGGGggaccatcaccaccatcatcaccatctccaCTTGGCTGAGGGATGGGCTGGAGGCAAAGCCAAGGATCCCGGTCGCAAAGCCTCCAGCAGCTCTAGTGGGCGGATAAAACCCAGACTCAACAAAATCCGCTTCAGAACCCAGATCATCCACACCACACCCACTTTCAGGGACCCAGAGCAGCCgctggaggaaggggaagaggaggaggaacgATCTCTTAAGGGCCACTCATCCTCATTCAAATTAAGACCGAAGTCCAATGTGTTTGGgtaa